Proteins encoded together in one Impatiens glandulifera chromosome 1, dImpGla2.1, whole genome shotgun sequence window:
- the LOC124916339 gene encoding universal stress protein PHOS32-like yields MEEEKMIQSAGAGEGRKIVVAVDESEESMQALSWCFTNLVSENSTNTPTTVYLLYVKPPVPLYSSIDAAGYLFSGDIVGKMENYSKELAHSVMNRAESVYGNFNIAAANNIKLEKKVGMGDAKEMICFAVEKLEADVLVMGSHDYGFFKRALLGSVSDYCAKHVKCPVVVVKRPNH; encoded by the exons ATGGAAGAAGAAAAGATGATCCAGTCCGCCGGCGCCGGAGAAGGAAGGAAGATAGTGGTGGCGGTGGACGAGAGTGAAGAAAGCATGCAAGCTCTTTCATGGTGCTTCACAAATCTCGTCTCTGAAAACAGTACAAACACACCCACAACTGTTTATCTCCTTTATGTTAAACCCCCTGTTCCTCTCTATTCCTCCATTGATGCCGCCG GGTATTTATTCTCTGGAGATATAGTGGGGAAGATGGAAAATTACAGCAAAGAATTGGCTCATTCTGTTATGAACAGAGCAGAGTCTGTCTATGGAAACTTCAACATCGCTGCAGCCAATAAT ATAAAATTGGAGAAGAAGGTTGGAATGGGTGATGCGAAGGAGATGATATGTTTTGCTGTTGAGAAATTGGAAGCGGATGTGTTGGTGATGGGAAGCCATGATTATGGATTCTTCAAAAGGGCTTTGCTTGGAAGTGTTAGTGATTATTGTGCTAAACATGTTAAGTGTCCTGTCGTCGTTGTCAAGCGTCCAAACCATTAA